One Maribacter dokdonensis DSW-8 genomic region harbors:
- the pheT gene encoding phenylalanine--tRNA ligase subunit beta: MKISYNWLKQFIQIDWESQKTGELLTDLGLEVEGIEKFESVKGGLKGIVVGHVLSCEKHTNADKLKVTKVDIGLDAPVQIVCGAKNVAAGQKVPVATIGTTLYTSEGEAWTIKKGKIRGEESFGMICAEDELGLGDSHDGIMVLEKDLKPGTPCADIFAIEEDEVFEIGLTPNRADAMSHFGVARDLKAGLKQKEITKELITPSTSHFNINDRSLKIDVDVVKTELAPRYCGITISNLIIQPSPTWLQNRLKAIGLTPKNNVVDATNYVLHELGQPLHAFDAAKIKGNKIIVQTLAKGTKFTTLDGVERTLHEDDLMICDTEKPLCLAGVFGGLGSGVTEETTSIFLESAYFNPVSIRKSAKRHGLNTDASFRFERGIDIENVEYSLKRAALLIKEIAGGEITSDIYDLYPKKHPNFEVFLAFEKINKLIGQEIPQDTIKSILASLDIKVKNVTEAGMGLEVPSYRVDVQRQVDVIEEILRVYGYNNVAFSQKLNASIATTTAAADHKIQSTIGNSLASKGYNEILTNSLTNPEYTTLIESDEDEHRSIEIINPLSGDLSILRRTSLFSALEAASYNINRRRASLKLFEFGKTYYAKGDKRIEPKYLSILLTGNTAPDSWTSKTMATNFFELKSIVQSVLLRLGLDNLKSEPTSSPIFSEGLTFTFKKNSLVSFGLVKKSILKHFDIKQDVLFADFDWGTILKQINTTPVKYKEIPKHPEVKRDFALLLDQKATYRELHELAFSAERKYLKDMTLFDVYEGKNLPEGKKSYAVSFTLQDDKSTLTEKQIEKIMSKLQNSYERNLGASLR; this comes from the coding sequence ATGAAAATATCATATAACTGGCTTAAACAGTTCATACAAATAGATTGGGAATCACAAAAAACCGGTGAACTTTTAACGGATTTGGGTTTAGAGGTCGAAGGAATTGAAAAATTTGAATCTGTAAAAGGCGGATTAAAAGGTATTGTTGTAGGACACGTTTTAAGTTGTGAAAAGCATACAAACGCCGATAAACTTAAGGTGACCAAGGTTGACATAGGTCTAGATGCCCCTGTACAAATTGTTTGCGGAGCTAAAAACGTAGCTGCCGGGCAAAAAGTACCTGTAGCTACTATAGGCACTACACTTTATACTTCGGAGGGTGAAGCATGGACCATTAAAAAAGGTAAAATAAGGGGCGAAGAAAGTTTTGGTATGATATGCGCCGAAGACGAACTAGGTCTTGGTGATAGCCATGATGGAATTATGGTTTTAGAAAAGGACCTAAAACCTGGTACACCTTGTGCCGATATCTTTGCTATTGAAGAAGACGAAGTATTCGAAATTGGCTTAACACCTAACCGTGCAGACGCCATGAGCCATTTTGGTGTTGCAAGAGACCTTAAAGCAGGCTTAAAACAAAAAGAAATCACTAAAGAACTGATCACCCCTTCTACTAGTCATTTTAATATTAATGACCGATCATTAAAAATTGATGTAGATGTAGTTAAAACCGAATTAGCTCCTCGTTATTGCGGAATTACGATTAGCAATCTAATCATACAGCCCTCTCCTACTTGGTTACAGAATAGATTAAAAGCCATAGGATTAACTCCTAAAAACAATGTAGTAGATGCTACCAATTACGTACTACACGAGCTTGGGCAACCTTTGCACGCTTTTGATGCAGCTAAAATAAAAGGCAATAAGATCATTGTTCAAACCTTAGCTAAAGGCACTAAGTTTACCACTTTGGACGGAGTTGAAAGAACACTACATGAAGACGATTTAATGATTTGTGACACCGAAAAGCCATTGTGCTTGGCAGGCGTTTTTGGCGGTTTGGGTTCTGGTGTAACTGAAGAAACAACGTCTATTTTCTTAGAGAGCGCCTATTTTAACCCCGTATCTATTAGAAAATCAGCAAAAAGACACGGCCTTAACACTGATGCTTCGTTTAGGTTTGAGCGTGGTATTGACATTGAAAATGTGGAGTACAGCTTAAAACGTGCAGCACTTTTAATCAAAGAAATTGCAGGAGGAGAAATTACCTCTGACATTTATGACCTCTACCCTAAGAAACACCCTAATTTTGAAGTGTTTCTTGCTTTTGAAAAAATCAATAAGTTAATTGGACAAGAAATTCCTCAAGATACCATAAAATCTATCTTGGCTTCTTTGGACATTAAGGTAAAGAACGTAACTGAAGCCGGCATGGGTCTTGAAGTACCTTCTTACAGAGTAGACGTACAAAGACAAGTTGATGTTATTGAAGAAATTTTAAGGGTATATGGTTACAACAACGTTGCATTTAGCCAAAAACTAAACGCCTCTATTGCAACCACTACCGCTGCTGCAGACCATAAAATACAAAGCACCATTGGTAATTCACTGGCATCTAAAGGTTATAATGAAATTTTAACCAATAGCTTGACCAACCCTGAATATACTACATTAATTGAATCTGATGAAGATGAACATAGGTCAATTGAAATCATTAACCCTTTAAGCGGTGACCTATCAATTTTAAGAAGAACATCTTTATTTTCAGCATTGGAAGCTGCTAGCTACAACATAAACCGTAGACGAGCCAGTCTTAAATTATTCGAGTTCGGAAAAACATATTATGCAAAAGGTGATAAAAGAATTGAGCCTAAATACCTTAGCATCTTATTAACCGGGAATACTGCACCGGATAGCTGGACAAGTAAAACAATGGCAACTAATTTTTTCGAATTAAAATCAATTGTCCAATCAGTACTATTAAGATTGGGGTTAGACAATTTAAAAAGTGAACCTACATCTTCCCCTATCTTTTCAGAGGGGCTAACATTTACCTTTAAGAAGAACTCGTTGGTATCATTTGGATTGGTTAAAAAGTCCATATTAAAACATTTTGACATTAAGCAAGATGTATTATTTGCGGACTTTGACTGGGGCACTATTTTAAAGCAAATTAATACCACGCCCGTAAAGTACAAGGAAATCCCTAAACATCCTGAAGTAAAAAGGGATTTTGCCCTTCTACTTGATCAAAAAGCTACATATCGTGAACTGCATGAACTTGCTTTCAGTGCAGAAAGAAAATATTTAAAGGATATGACCTTGTTTGATGTGTACGAAGGAAAAAATTTACCGGAAGGGAAAAAATCCTATGCCGTAAGCTTTACCTTGCAAGATGACAAGAGTACTTTGACCGAAAAGCAAATAGAAAAAATTATGTCAAAGCTACAAAATAGCTACGAACGTAATTTAGGAGCCAGCCTAAGGTAA
- a CDS encoding fasciclin domain-containing protein: MKKWTSLVSLCALFFGFSMHAQDNAIEFKFDNLISKLPSEKSILERTESFENHSSLLNALRAVNLDKVLNYNGEFTVFAPSNLAFEKLSKSTLDKLFDPENKRTLKAMLSYHIIADKLSASSILKAMCRGNGIAKFTTIQGDEITASMQGIDIVLTDKFGNHAMITTADSNQSNGIIHEIDTVFVPEKML; the protein is encoded by the coding sequence ATGAAAAAATGGACATCCCTCGTGTCCCTGTGTGCCCTATTTTTTGGGTTTAGTATGCATGCGCAGGACAATGCAATTGAATTTAAGTTCGATAATTTAATTTCAAAATTACCTTCGGAAAAATCTATTTTAGAACGAACGGAAAGCTTTGAAAACCATTCTAGTTTGTTAAATGCATTAAGAGCGGTTAATTTGGATAAAGTCTTAAATTATAATGGGGAATTTACTGTCTTTGCGCCCTCTAATCTCGCATTTGAAAAACTTTCAAAATCAACATTGGATAAATTGTTTGATCCGGAAAATAAAAGGACCTTAAAGGCAATGCTTTCTTATCATATCATTGCAGATAAATTATCGGCATCTAGTATACTTAAAGCAATGTGTAGAGGAAATGGCATAGCTAAATTTACGACCATACAAGGCGATGAAATTACGGCTTCAATGCAAGGTATTGATATTGTCTTAACCGATAAATTTGGTAATCATGCTATGATTACTACGGCAGACTCAAATCAATCAAACGGCATCATTCATGAGATTGATACCGTTTTTGTTCCTGAAAAAATGTTGTAG
- a CDS encoding ABC-F family ATP-binding cassette domain-containing protein: MLSVSNLSVQFGKRVLFDEVNVAFTQGNCYGIIGANGAGKSTFLKILAGQIDPTSGHVHLEPGKRMSILEQNHNSADEYTVLEAVVMGNKPLYEIKKEIDALYADYDDKNADRIGELQVKFEEMNGWNADSNAAALLSNLGINADMHYTLMSELDSKLKVRVLLAQALFGNPDVLIMDEPTNDLDYETISWLENFLADYENTVIVVSHDRHFLDTVCTDIGDIDFGKLNLYSGNYTFWYESSQLAARQRAQQNKKAEEKAKELQEFISRFSANVAKSKQATSRKKMLSKLKVDDIKPSSRRYPAIIFDREREAGDQILNVEGLSASTEEGEVLFNNININLAKGDKVAIISRDSRATSAFYEIINGNKKADKGSYQWGVTTTQSYLPADNSDFFTDNINLVDWLRQYAKTEEEREEVYIRGFLGKMLFSGEEALKKCTVLSGGEKVRCMLSRMMLMRANVLMLDEPTNHLDLESITAFNNSLKNFKGTVLFTTHDHEFAQTVANRIIELTPKGNIDRYSTFDEYMSDKALKDQRNKMYAV; this comes from the coding sequence ATGTTATCTGTTTCTAATCTTTCTGTACAATTTGGGAAAAGAGTTTTATTTGATGAAGTAAACGTTGCCTTTACGCAAGGTAATTGTTATGGTATTATTGGTGCTAACGGAGCTGGTAAGTCTACATTTTTAAAGATATTGGCAGGACAGATCGATCCAACTTCTGGTCATGTACATTTGGAGCCTGGTAAAAGAATGTCTATACTGGAGCAAAATCACAACTCTGCAGATGAATATACGGTTTTAGAAGCTGTGGTTATGGGTAATAAACCACTGTATGAAATCAAAAAAGAAATAGACGCTCTTTATGCTGATTATGATGATAAGAATGCAGATAGAATAGGGGAGTTACAAGTGAAGTTTGAGGAAATGAACGGTTGGAATGCAGATAGTAATGCGGCCGCCCTACTTTCTAACCTTGGTATTAATGCCGATATGCATTATACCCTAATGTCAGAGTTAGATTCTAAACTAAAAGTACGAGTGTTGTTGGCACAGGCGTTATTTGGTAATCCAGATGTGCTGATTATGGATGAGCCTACCAACGACTTGGATTATGAAACAATTAGTTGGTTAGAGAATTTCTTGGCAGATTATGAGAATACGGTAATAGTAGTGAGTCATGACCGTCACTTTTTAGATACGGTATGTACAGACATAGGAGATATAGATTTTGGTAAACTAAACCTATACTCAGGTAATTATACTTTTTGGTATGAAAGTAGTCAGTTAGCTGCTCGCCAACGTGCACAGCAAAACAAGAAGGCTGAAGAAAAAGCAAAAGAATTACAGGAGTTTATTTCTCGATTTAGTGCAAACGTTGCAAAAAGTAAACAAGCAACTTCACGTAAAAAAATGCTTTCCAAGTTAAAGGTTGATGATATTAAACCGTCTAGCCGTAGATATCCGGCAATTATATTTGATAGGGAAAGAGAAGCAGGTGATCAAATTTTGAACGTTGAAGGTCTTTCCGCTTCTACGGAAGAAGGAGAGGTGTTGTTCAATAATATTAATATAAACCTGGCTAAGGGAGATAAAGTTGCTATTATATCTAGGGATTCTAGAGCAACATCTGCATTCTATGAAATTATAAACGGTAATAAAAAGGCTGATAAAGGATCTTACCAGTGGGGTGTTACTACCACTCAATCATACTTGCCAGCAGATAATTCTGATTTCTTTACAGATAACATTAACCTTGTAGACTGGTTGCGCCAGTATGCCAAAACCGAGGAGGAAAGAGAAGAGGTTTATATTAGAGGTTTTTTAGGTAAAATGTTGTTTAGTGGAGAAGAGGCACTTAAAAAATGTACGGTACTTTCAGGAGGTGAAAAAGTTCGTTGTATGTTAAGTAGAATGATGTTAATGCGTGCTAATGTATTAATGTTGGATGAGCCAACAAACCACTTGGATCTTGAAAGTATTACAGCTTTTAACAACTCTTTGAAGAACTTTAAAGGAACGGTGCTTTTTACAACACATGATCACGAATTTGCTCAAACTGTGGCAAATAGAATTATAGAATTGACTCCAAAAGGCAACATTGATAGATATTCTACGTTTGATGAATATATGTCTGACAAGGCATTAAAAGACCAGCGTAATAAAATGTACGCTGTTTAA
- a CDS encoding SDR family oxidoreductase encodes MKTKVVLITGGSSGIGKAIGIHLKSKGYIVYGTTRDVSRYPSFTDFPLLEMNVRNVETIKQCINTLLGKENKIDVLINNAGIGITGPMEETPHEEVLNAFATNFNGPLNVMNNILPIMRSQKNGLIINITSIAGYMGLPYRGIYSASKGALEIVTESYRMETKQFGVKLTTLAPGDFATNIASGRYHTPVYDNSPYKSAYKNTLEAIDADVDSGGDPADVGRKIAKIIETKNPKPHYKVGSFIQKFSLTLKNILPGLWFEKLLESHSSH; translated from the coding sequence ATGAAAACAAAAGTAGTACTAATAACAGGTGGGTCTTCAGGAATTGGAAAAGCAATAGGCATACATTTAAAGAGTAAAGGGTACATCGTATACGGTACAACTCGTGATGTAAGTAGATATCCTTCATTTACGGATTTTCCTCTTTTGGAAATGAATGTCAGAAATGTAGAAACCATTAAACAATGTATCAATACACTTTTAGGGAAAGAAAATAAGATTGATGTATTGATCAATAATGCAGGTATAGGTATTACCGGTCCTATGGAAGAAACACCGCATGAAGAAGTACTTAATGCTTTTGCAACAAATTTTAATGGTCCATTAAACGTAATGAACAACATTTTGCCCATCATGCGCAGTCAAAAAAATGGTCTTATTATTAATATTACTTCAATTGCCGGTTATATGGGGCTGCCCTATAGAGGTATTTACTCGGCATCTAAAGGGGCTTTAGAAATTGTTACCGAAAGCTATAGAATGGAAACCAAGCAATTTGGGGTTAAGCTTACCACATTGGCTCCGGGAGATTTTGCAACAAATATTGCTTCTGGTAGGTACCATACTCCTGTGTATGATAATTCTCCGTATAAAAGTGCTTACAAGAATACTCTTGAGGCTATTGATGCTGATGTTGATAGTGGGGGGGACCCGGCAGATGTAGGTAGAAAAATTGCAAAAATTATTGAAACAAAAAATCCAAAACCTCACTATAAAGTTGGTTCCTTCATTCAAAAATTTTCATTGACACTTAAAAATATATTACCAGGACTTTGGTTTGAGAAATTGTTGGAAAGCCATAGCTCTCATTAA
- a CDS encoding glutaminyl-peptide cyclotransferase produces the protein MNIFKIICIILITSIFTSCGSGNQKASSLFEIKLENNLKQINQNQEIGVSINNKKEKQIESVEYSIDNTILSVNNGKIKVNLPTLGHKVLTAKITFDGETVEINKNLKLLSEEAPEIYTYNIINEFPHDTKAYTQGLEFYNDTLYESTGKKGQSFLRKLNFKTGEVYKQIDLDAAYFGEGITILNDKIYQLTWQSGLGFIYDLNTFKKLDNFQYGKSREGWGLTNDGTKIFKSDGTEKIWFINPNTMTEEGHIETVTNSSIFNSANELEYVDGKIYANVYQKPSVMIIDSKTGAIEGVINFSGLSDKITKTDNWDKVNYVLNGIAYHPERKTFFVTGKFWDKMFEVQIQKK, from the coding sequence ATGAATATCTTCAAAATAATCTGTATTATTCTTATTACCAGCATTTTCACTTCTTGCGGCAGTGGCAACCAAAAAGCCTCTTCATTATTTGAAATTAAATTAGAGAATAATTTAAAACAAATAAATCAAAATCAAGAAATAGGTGTTTCCATCAACAACAAGAAAGAAAAACAGATAGAAAGTGTGGAATATAGTATTGACAACACTATTTTATCTGTGAATAATGGTAAAATTAAAGTCAATCTGCCTACACTAGGGCATAAAGTTTTAACTGCTAAAATTACTTTTGATGGTGAAACTGTTGAAATAAACAAGAATCTCAAATTACTATCAGAAGAGGCTCCGGAGATATATACATATAATATCATAAATGAATTTCCCCACGATACCAAAGCCTACACCCAAGGTTTAGAATTTTACAACGACACTCTTTACGAATCAACAGGTAAAAAGGGTCAATCTTTTTTAAGAAAATTGAACTTTAAAACTGGGGAAGTATACAAGCAAATAGATTTAGACGCCGCGTATTTTGGTGAAGGCATTACAATTCTCAATGACAAAATCTACCAACTTACTTGGCAAAGTGGCTTGGGCTTTATTTACGACCTAAATACTTTTAAAAAACTTGATAATTTTCAATATGGAAAAAGTCGAGAAGGTTGGGGATTAACCAATGATGGCACAAAAATTTTTAAAAGTGATGGTACGGAAAAAATTTGGTTCATAAACCCCAACACCATGACAGAAGAAGGTCATATAGAAACAGTGACCAATTCCTCTATTTTTAATTCTGCCAATGAACTGGAATATGTAGATGGCAAGATATATGCCAACGTATACCAAAAACCCAGCGTTATGATCATTGACAGCAAAACCGGTGCAATTGAAGGGGTTATTAATTTTAGCGGCTTAAGCGATAAAATAACCAAAACAGATAATTGGGACAAAGTAAATTATGTTCTCAACGGTATTGCCTACCATCCAGAACGAAAGACATTTTTTGTTACCGGCAAATTTTGGGATAAAATGTTTGAAGTTCAAATACAGAAAAAATAG
- a CDS encoding acyl-CoA thioesterase yields MNSFQKEITVSVDDLDDLNHVNNVRYVQWIQDISKEHWQTKASPIMQDEVIWVVLSHHIEYKRAAVLNDRIKITTYIDSSSGAKSIRVVEMKHAVTNKLLVKSSTEWCLLESKSYKPMRIPDEIKEIFI; encoded by the coding sequence ATGAATTCATTTCAAAAGGAAATTACAGTTTCTGTAGATGACTTAGATGATTTAAACCATGTTAATAACGTAAGATACGTTCAATGGATTCAAGACATTTCTAAAGAGCATTGGCAAACAAAAGCATCTCCCATAATGCAAGATGAAGTTATCTGGGTAGTATTAAGTCATCATATTGAATATAAACGTGCGGCGGTTTTGAACGACCGAATTAAAATAACTACCTATATAGACTCCAGTTCAGGTGCAAAGTCAATTAGAGTGGTTGAGATGAAACACGCTGTTACCAACAAGCTACTTGTAAAATCAAGCACAGAGTGGTGTCTTCTAGAAAGCAAATCTTACAAACCCATGAGAATTCCAGACGAAATAAAGGAAATTTTCATATAA
- a CDS encoding LytR/AlgR family response regulator transcription factor, translating to MNYTYTIIDSDAVSNLQLHAFLDEYGDFECINTTNNPSDGLNDILKYSPDIVFINLNNDYASVFLMITEIHQYMNQLPILIGIATTKNYAYDAIKNGFFDYWLQPFNEFDIRKSLMKLQKRMPKEKAPATLCLKSYNDFQYLDTNDILYLKADNNTTEFFMKDGTIINAYKTLKTFENTLPKNFMRIHQSYIVNTNYVSRINFGKSICAIKKVNENIPFSKSYRENMDNLKSILNKNTLSALN from the coding sequence TTGAATTATACTTACACCATAATAGACTCTGATGCTGTTTCAAATTTACAGCTACATGCTTTCTTAGATGAGTATGGCGATTTTGAGTGTATAAATACAACGAACAACCCTTCTGATGGTTTAAACGATATTCTTAAATATTCCCCGGATATTGTTTTCATAAACCTAAATAATGACTATGCCTCTGTTTTTTTAATGATTACCGAGATTCATCAATATATGAATCAGCTTCCTATTTTGATCGGTATTGCTACAACCAAGAATTACGCATATGATGCAATCAAAAACGGTTTTTTTGATTACTGGTTGCAACCATTCAATGAATTTGATATTCGTAAATCATTGATGAAGCTTCAAAAGCGCATGCCAAAGGAAAAAGCACCGGCTACCCTATGCTTAAAATCATATAACGATTTTCAATATTTGGACACCAATGATATTTTATATCTAAAAGCCGATAATAATACAACGGAGTTTTTCATGAAAGACGGCACAATTATTAACGCCTATAAGACGTTAAAGACTTTTGAGAATACCTTGCCCAAGAACTTTATGCGTATTCACCAAAGCTATATTGTAAACACCAATTATGTCTCTCGTATAAACTTTGGTAAATCTATATGCGCCATAAAAAAGGTAAACGAAAATATCCCATTCTCTAAATCTTACCGTGAGAATATGGACAATTTAAAAAGTATACTCAACAAAAACACACTTTCCGCCTTAAATTAA
- a CDS encoding tetratricopeptide repeat-containing sensor histidine kinase, translating to MNKYYLSLILSCLLLSFSCSKTESAKPTIVEKQENDSISIWIDESYNANSERKLELQNKAFQLAKNTSNDTLKSKYFSNLSFNQQFLSDSLLFRKINKEAILINKQIKDSTALGYAYWDLAYFFDNHIVKDSSFYFYTEALNIFTGIGDRAIIGRMYLNMAGIQMKIKDYVGSEANTIKAIENFKIIEDNEKLYRCYNLLGIVLGDLKEFDKSLAYYNEALFYLEKTPNSTIEKASVSNNIGVNYRHLKLYDKAIHNFENVLKINNLHIKHPSLFAKAISNLATSKLYAQDTLNVENLFKKSIEIKKEENELASLSSSYFNYAEYKAYAKDTINAIEKLKKSENLARESSSNEQLLKTWQYLAILDKNNASDYFKKFTKLNDSLLFEERKQQNKFARIRFETDEFIAENIELESEKQVLSKQKQIWIGIATGFFLLGLSVYIIINQRAKNQKLRFDQQQQANNQEIFNLMLMQKQKVDEVKRLEQKRISEELHDGVLGKMLGARMILTGLNKRATDEAIQEKSKALGSLQEIENEIRAISHELSHSAYQKISNFTDSVETLLANNRNTKIKTIFHFNEDENWDSLAGEIKINVYRIIQETFQNAIKHSKCSFFEVTFYRDDEQFNVIMSDNGIGYNVNKGKKGIGIRNITSRIEKLNGSFHIDSTEGQGTTISLNIPI from the coding sequence TTGAATAAGTACTATTTATCATTAATATTATCTTGCTTACTGCTTAGCTTTAGCTGTTCTAAAACAGAATCCGCAAAACCAACTATAGTAGAAAAGCAGGAAAATGACAGCATATCTATATGGATAGATGAAAGTTACAACGCAAATTCAGAAAGAAAATTAGAATTACAAAATAAAGCCTTTCAACTAGCAAAGAATACATCTAATGACACCTTAAAATCAAAGTATTTTTCTAATCTTTCATTTAACCAGCAGTTTCTTTCAGATAGCTTATTATTTCGGAAAATAAATAAAGAAGCCATCTTAATAAATAAGCAAATTAAAGATTCTACCGCTTTAGGATATGCCTATTGGGACCTAGCATATTTTTTTGATAACCATATTGTAAAAGATAGTTCTTTTTATTTTTACACAGAGGCACTCAACATTTTTACCGGTATTGGAGACAGAGCAATTATTGGACGAATGTATTTAAATATGGCCGGCATTCAAATGAAAATTAAAGATTATGTAGGTAGCGAAGCCAATACCATAAAGGCAATAGAGAATTTTAAAATTATAGAAGATAATGAAAAACTCTATAGATGCTACAATCTATTAGGAATTGTACTGGGGGATTTGAAAGAATTTGACAAATCTTTAGCGTATTACAACGAAGCATTATTTTATTTAGAAAAGACACCAAATAGTACTATTGAAAAGGCAAGTGTTTCTAATAACATAGGTGTAAATTATAGGCATCTTAAACTTTACGATAAAGCAATTCACAACTTTGAAAATGTACTGAAAATAAATAATTTACACATAAAACACCCCAGTTTATTTGCCAAAGCGATTAGTAATTTAGCCACTTCTAAATTATATGCACAGGACACTTTGAATGTAGAGAATCTGTTCAAAAAATCAATTGAAATAAAAAAAGAAGAAAATGAACTTGCCAGTTTATCTTCAAGTTATTTCAACTATGCTGAATATAAAGCATATGCAAAAGACACTATAAATGCTATTGAAAAATTAAAGAAATCAGAAAATTTAGCACGGGAATCTAGTTCAAACGAACAGTTATTAAAAACTTGGCAGTACTTAGCCATTTTAGATAAAAATAACGCTTCAGATTATTTCAAAAAATTTACTAAACTAAATGATAGTCTACTATTTGAAGAACGCAAACAACAGAATAAATTTGCTCGAATACGCTTTGAAACTGACGAATTTATTGCAGAAAATATTGAGTTAGAAAGTGAAAAACAGGTTCTGTCCAAGCAAAAGCAAATTTGGATCGGTATTGCTACCGGTTTCTTTTTACTGGGGCTATCTGTCTACATCATTATCAACCAACGTGCAAAAAATCAAAAATTAAGGTTTGACCAGCAACAGCAAGCCAACAACCAAGAGATTTTTAATTTGATGTTAATGCAAAAGCAAAAAGTAGATGAAGTAAAAAGGCTAGAGCAAAAACGAATTTCAGAAGAACTACATGATGGGGTTTTAGGTAAAATGCTGGGTGCAAGAATGATACTAACAGGTTTAAATAAACGTGCCACGGATGAAGCTATTCAAGAAAAATCAAAAGCCCTGGGATCATTACAAGAAATTGAAAATGAGATACGAGCAATTTCACATGAATTGAGCCATAGCGCTTATCAAAAAATTAGCAACTTTACAGATTCTGTAGAAACACTGCTTGCCAATAATCGCAATACTAAAATCAAAACCATTTTCCACTTTAATGAAGATGAAAACTGGGATAGCCTAGCTGGTGAAATTAAAATTAACGTATACCGAATTATACAAGAAACTTTTCAAAATGCAATTAAGCATTCAAAATGCTCATTCTTTGAAGTTACGTTTTACAGAGATGATGAACAGTTTAATGTCATTATGAGTGATAATGGTATAGGCTACAATGTAAATAAGGGTAAAAAAGGAATAGGAATTAGAAATATTACTTCTAGAATTGAAAAATTAAATGGTTCATTTCATATAGACTCAACAGAAGGCCAGGGCACTACCATATCTTTAAATATCCCCATTTAA
- a CDS encoding response regulator, whose protein sequence is MNTVRILAVDDHEMTALGYKYILEDSEFDNFNVKVEIATNFEKGKSKIEMSKRAVPYDIILLDIQLFSPESKDPRTGIDLGIVARNEVPKSKVVFMSSYSDNYRINNIFKTVNPDGYMVKSEIDEMSLKTMVETIANDSPYYTASALSAIRRRMSTDIVIDEQDQKILYHLSQGIHTRDIAPLIGSANTTVEARKRQLKALFDVKNGNDLALINEAKTRGFL, encoded by the coding sequence ATGAACACTGTACGAATTTTAGCGGTAGATGATCATGAAATGACTGCTCTTGGATATAAATATATCTTAGAAGATTCTGAATTTGACAACTTTAATGTTAAAGTTGAAATAGCCACGAACTTCGAAAAAGGAAAGAGCAAAATTGAAATGTCAAAAAGAGCAGTACCTTATGACATTATTTTATTGGATATTCAGTTGTTCTCTCCAGAATCCAAAGACCCAAGAACTGGTATAGATTTAGGTATAGTTGCAAGAAATGAAGTCCCTAAATCAAAAGTTGTTTTCATGTCATCTTACAGTGATAACTACAGAATTAATAACATTTTTAAAACGGTTAATCCTGATGGTTACATGGTTAAATCCGAGATTGATGAAATGTCTCTTAAAACCATGGTTGAAACAATAGCAAACGATTCACCTTACTATACCGCTAGTGCATTATCTGCAATTAGACGAAGAATGTCAACAGACATTGTTATTGATGAGCAAGATCAGAAAATATTATATCATTTATCTCAAGGAATACACACTAGAGACATAGCCCCATTAATTGGATCTGCAAATACAACTGTTGAAGCTAGAAAAAGGCAACTAAAAGCACTTTTTGACGTTAAGAACGGAAATGACCTTGCCTTAATTAACGAGGCTAAAACAAGAGGATTTCTATAG